DNA from Paenibacillus sp. JQZ6Y-1:
TCGCTGAGGATGTAGTGGAGGGCGTGCTGATGGGCACGACAATCCAGCTTCAAGACGAGCTGCTGCTGCTGATCGATGATCCAGCAGATACAGCACGGCTGATCAAGGAATTGAATGAAGTGAAGGATGTATTTGGTAGCTTTTATAAGCTGGATGTGACGGTGGCGCTTAGTGAGCCAGATGCGCTAGAACAGCTACGGCGCATGTACCGAGATGCCCAGCAAGTAATGAATCACCGCTTTTATATCGGTGGTGGTAGTCTGATGACTCGTCAGGATATTGCGCTGCACGATTGTCGCATGGGCAGCGGATTTGAGTTGGATGAGGAACAGTTTACGCTGATCATCAAGTCTGGTCAGGTGGAGCAGGTGGAGACGGAGATTGGACGATTGTTTGCCACGCTATCGGAGCTGCGGTTAGACATGGCGGTGACACGTTCGTATGTATTGCAGCTGTATGCGGTCATGCTGCGATTGTACCCAGAAGAGGAGCGTTCCTTGCCAACAGCACAGCTTGCCGAGTTGTCACAATTAGATACGCTGACTGGACTACATGACTTTATTCGTCATGCGGCGATTGAACTGACGGGCAGCTACTACAAAAGCAATATTAATCGCCAATCCTCCGTCGTGAACAAGATGCTACAAATCATCGAGGAAAACTACACCAATGCCGAATTATCCTTGAACGGCGTCGCTAACCAGATGCTGTACATGAACCCCGATTATCTAGGGAAGATTTTCAAAAAGGTGACGGGCGATAATTTCTCACATTATGTGAATCGGTATCGGATTGAGCGTGCAACCGAGCATATTCGTCGTAGTGGCGATGTGAAGGTGTTTGAGTTGGCGGAGCTGTTCGGATTCGGTGGGAATTCGCAGTATTTTAGCCAAGTGTTTAAAAAGGTGACGGGCATGACGCCGACAGAGTATCGGCGGGGATAAGAGGTAGCAGTCAAGGGAACGATAAGGAAATGACCAGATACAACAAACCAAACAACCGTATTCACCACTGTTGATGAGAGCATCGAACAGCATGAATACGGTTGTTTGGTCGGATATGAACAAAGGAGGATACTTGCCTCTCGTTTAATTCAGCTCATCCGTAATAGGTTGGGTTGGATACAAAAATGTACCTTGATAATCATCAATCGTAAAAGTAAGCGGCTGCTTGTAATTGGCAGCTCCATCCAGCACTAGCTGGTATAGGATGCGGCCACTGGAAACATGCTGTTCCTGACTCTTGATCGTATAGCTACGATTCATTGCATCGCGGAACTCATAATTTATTTTCAATTCATACCATTCACCGGAAGGAAGAGTAGGCACGGATAGATCGACGACCATATCACCAGTAGCTGCATCTTTTTTGACATTCGACAGTTGAATATCCGAAGTAGGGGAATCCAACAATTTGGATTGAGCTACATCTGCGACCAGAGGAAGAGGTTGTGCCAAC
Protein-coding regions in this window:
- a CDS encoding response regulator transcription factor; this translates as MYKVLLVDDERMILEGISSVVDWHGSGTELVGTARNGLEAYERIAEKRPDIVISDISMPGLDGIGLVAKTYEQFPDVRFIMLSGYKDFDYARRAMQYGVKHYLVKPCNEQQIQEAIAELLSERAAEQERELFVSSMRDQFTRMLPQVKEQFLKEFISNKMYGSRDLAYYEGLFHMQLTERTVRIVLMRVEESHEYEHLFALKNIAEDVVEGVLMGTTIQLQDELLLLIDDPADTARLIKELNEVKDVFGSFYKLDVTVALSEPDALEQLRRMYRDAQQVMNHRFYIGGGSLMTRQDIALHDCRMGSGFELDEEQFTLIIKSGQVEQVETEIGRLFATLSELRLDMAVTRSYVLQLYAVMLRLYPEEERSLPTAQLAELSQLDTLTGLHDFIRHAAIELTGSYYKSNINRQSSVVNKMLQIIEENYTNAELSLNGVANQMLYMNPDYLGKIFKKVTGDNFSHYVNRYRIERATEHIRRSGDVKVFELAELFGFGGNSQYFSQVFKKVTGMTPTEYRRG